The following are from one region of the Amia ocellicauda isolate fAmiCal2 chromosome 1, fAmiCal2.hap1, whole genome shotgun sequence genome:
- the pln1 gene encoding phospholamban, translated as MEKVQHMTRSAIRRASTIEVNPQTKQNLQELFVNFCLILICLLLIYIIVLLL; from the coding sequence ATGGAGAAAGTGCAGCACATGACTCGCTCGGCCATCAGGAGGGCGTCCACCATCGAGGTGAACCCACAGACCAAACAGAACCTCCAGGAGCTTTTTGTCAATTTCTGTCTCATCTTGATTTGCCTCCTGCTTATCTACATCATTGTGCTGCTGCTCTGA